A genomic window from Jiangella alba includes:
- a CDS encoding SMP-30/gluconolactonase/LRE family protein produces MTSPLTDGAAPERLYTGTEWAEGPVWLPRTRRVRWSDIPNDRILEWDAATGATTVYGDGVEYTNGRVLDLDGHVVQCSHGRRRVERDVGGVVTPIVDSYEGRRFNSPNDVVVAGDGAIWFTDPPYGIEEGGREGHPGEQEYGGCHVFRYDEASGALTSVVTDMEHPNGLAFAPDESVLYVADTGARPGDPAERSIRAYDVAGGRCGNGRVFATVRPGAADGIRVDEEGRVWASSADSVQVFAPDGERVAVLPVPEVVANVCFGGDDGTELFVVATTSLYRIRTTTRSATARRG; encoded by the coding sequence GTGACGAGCCCCCTCACCGACGGCGCCGCTCCGGAGCGGCTGTACACCGGGACCGAGTGGGCCGAGGGTCCGGTCTGGCTGCCCCGCACCCGGCGCGTCCGCTGGAGCGACATCCCGAACGACCGCATCCTCGAATGGGACGCCGCGACCGGCGCGACCACCGTCTACGGCGACGGCGTCGAGTACACCAACGGCCGCGTCCTCGACCTCGACGGCCACGTCGTCCAGTGCTCGCACGGCCGCCGCCGGGTCGAGCGCGACGTCGGCGGCGTCGTCACCCCGATCGTCGACTCCTACGAGGGGCGCCGGTTCAACTCGCCCAACGACGTCGTCGTGGCCGGCGACGGCGCCATCTGGTTCACCGACCCGCCGTACGGCATCGAGGAGGGCGGCCGCGAAGGGCACCCGGGGGAGCAGGAGTACGGCGGCTGCCACGTGTTCCGCTACGACGAGGCGAGCGGCGCGCTGACTTCCGTCGTCACCGACATGGAGCACCCCAACGGACTGGCCTTCGCGCCGGACGAGTCGGTGCTCTACGTCGCCGACACCGGCGCGCGGCCGGGCGACCCGGCGGAGCGGTCGATCCGCGCCTACGACGTGGCCGGCGGCCGGTGCGGGAACGGCCGGGTGTTCGCGACGGTGCGCCCGGGCGCGGCCGACGGCATCAGGGTCGACGAGGAGGGCCGGGTCTGGGCGTCGAGCGCCGACTCCGTGCAGGTGTTCGCGCCGGACGGTGAGCGGGTCGCGGTGCTGCCGGTGCCGGAGGTCGTGGCCAACGTCTGCTTCGGCGGCGACGACGGCACGGAGCTGTTCGTCGTGGCCACCACGAGTCTTTACCGGATCCGCACCACGACGCGATCGGCGACGGCGCGCCGAGGCTAG
- a CDS encoding pyridoxamine 5'-phosphate oxidase family protein: protein MLPGLDDAATETALRRFGAEEEIWITTVRADGQPQTSPVGFLWDGVRFTLLSRPGAGKVRNLAGNARVSLHLELDRTAQTSGGVVTVEGDAVVEAGPLTGAEADRYVAKYHATMELVGITRDEFLGDYSAIVRVTPTRVRGY from the coding sequence ATGCTGCCGGGACTGGACGACGCCGCCACCGAGACCGCGCTGCGCCGCTTCGGCGCCGAGGAGGAGATCTGGATCACGACGGTGCGCGCCGACGGGCAGCCGCAGACGTCGCCGGTCGGGTTCCTCTGGGACGGCGTCCGGTTCACCCTGCTCAGCCGGCCCGGCGCGGGGAAGGTCCGCAATCTGGCCGGCAACGCCCGGGTCTCGCTGCACCTCGAGCTCGACCGCACCGCGCAGACCTCCGGCGGCGTGGTCACCGTCGAGGGCGACGCCGTCGTCGAGGCGGGGCCGCTGACCGGCGCCGAGGCCGACCGCTACGTCGCCAAGTACCACGCCACCATGGAGCTGGTCGGCATCACCCGCGACGAGTTCCTCGGCGACTACTCCGCCATCGTCCGCGTCACGCCCACCCGGGTGCGCGGTTACTGA
- a CDS encoding MetQ/NlpA family ABC transporter substrate-binding protein: MNRRIALPVAFAAAAAVLAACGGGDSETASGESGDPIRIGVVGASEDYWTAFTELTEEEGIDVELVNFTDYTQPNPALSQGQLDLNQFQHLQYLAAYNVANDDDLAPIGATAIYPLGLYSQKHQSLEDIPEGGEVAIPNDETNQARALLVLQDAGLITLEGGGSSTSLPSDVVEAESRVSVTPVAAEQTATALNSVDASVINNDFVADAGLEPTDALYQDQADSPGARPYINVWVARSDEVDNETFQRLVELYHSPEVEAASSEASGGTAVFTDNPSDELSEILGGIQTDLAAH; this comes from the coding sequence ATGAACCGCCGCATCGCCCTGCCCGTCGCGTTCGCCGCAGCCGCCGCCGTCCTGGCCGCCTGCGGCGGGGGCGACTCCGAGACCGCGTCCGGTGAGTCCGGCGACCCGATCCGCATCGGCGTGGTCGGCGCCAGCGAGGACTACTGGACCGCCTTCACCGAGCTGACCGAGGAGGAGGGCATCGACGTCGAGCTGGTGAACTTCACCGACTACACGCAGCCCAACCCGGCGCTGTCGCAGGGCCAGCTCGACCTCAACCAGTTCCAGCACCTGCAGTACCTGGCCGCCTACAACGTGGCGAACGACGACGACCTGGCGCCGATCGGTGCGACGGCGATCTACCCGCTCGGCCTGTACTCCCAGAAGCACCAGTCGCTGGAGGACATCCCCGAGGGCGGCGAGGTCGCGATCCCGAACGACGAGACCAACCAGGCCCGCGCGCTGCTCGTCCTGCAGGACGCCGGCCTGATCACGCTCGAGGGCGGCGGCAGCTCGACGTCGCTGCCGTCGGACGTCGTCGAGGCGGAGTCGCGGGTCAGCGTCACGCCGGTCGCGGCCGAGCAGACGGCGACGGCGCTGAACAGCGTCGACGCGTCCGTGATCAACAACGACTTCGTCGCCGACGCGGGGCTGGAGCCCACGGACGCGCTGTACCAGGACCAGGCCGACAGCCCGGGCGCCCGCCCGTACATCAACGTGTGGGTCGCGCGGTCCGACGAGGTCGACAACGAGACCTTCCAGCGGCTGGTGGAGCTGTACCACTCGCCGGAGGTGGAGGCGGCGTCGTCGGAGGCGTCCGGCGGGACGGCGGTGTTCACCGACAACCCGTCCGACGAGCTGTCGGAGATCCTCGGCGGCATCCAGACGGACCTCGCCGCGCACTGA
- a CDS encoding methionine ABC transporter ATP-binding protein produces the protein MAPLISFQDVSKVFGAGDRAVRAVDGVTLDIEAGEIFGVIGYSGAGKSTLVRLVNALETVTSGRLLVDGQDVTALREAELRRVRAGIGMVFQQFNLLNSRTVAGNVGYPLKVAGWPRDKRAARVAELLDYVGIADKAKSYPRQLSGGQKQRVGIARALATSPRILLADEATSALDPDTTQDVLALLRRVNRELGVTVVVITHEMDVIRSLAHRVAVMEAGKVIEHGPVYDVFAAPRERATRRFVATTLKDRPTPEAVERLRHRHPGRIVSVGIRESGVDVTAALRAHGVDGTIVFGGITEIDERPFGSLTLELTGADAAIEALLADLRSRTDVDDLGTAGVRA, from the coding sequence ATGGCACCGCTGATCAGCTTCCAGGACGTCAGCAAGGTCTTCGGCGCCGGAGACCGGGCCGTCCGCGCCGTCGACGGCGTGACGCTGGACATCGAGGCCGGCGAGATCTTCGGCGTCATCGGCTACTCCGGCGCCGGCAAGAGCACGCTGGTCCGGCTGGTCAACGCGCTGGAGACGGTGACGTCCGGCCGCCTGCTCGTCGACGGGCAGGACGTCACCGCGCTCCGCGAGGCCGAGCTGCGGCGGGTGCGGGCCGGCATCGGGATGGTGTTCCAGCAGTTCAATCTGCTGAACTCGCGCACCGTCGCCGGCAACGTCGGGTACCCGCTGAAAGTGGCCGGCTGGCCGCGCGACAAGCGGGCGGCCCGCGTCGCCGAACTGCTCGACTACGTCGGCATCGCCGACAAGGCGAAGTCGTACCCGCGGCAGCTGTCCGGCGGCCAGAAGCAGCGCGTGGGCATCGCCCGGGCGCTGGCGACGTCGCCGCGGATCCTGCTCGCCGACGAGGCCACCAGCGCGCTCGACCCCGACACCACGCAGGACGTGCTCGCCCTGCTGCGCCGGGTGAACCGCGAGCTGGGCGTCACCGTCGTCGTCATCACGCACGAGATGGACGTGATCCGCTCGCTCGCCCACCGGGTCGCCGTCATGGAGGCCGGGAAGGTGATCGAGCACGGCCCGGTCTACGACGTGTTCGCCGCGCCGCGCGAGCGGGCCACCCGCCGGTTCGTCGCGACGACGCTGAAGGACCGCCCGACGCCGGAGGCGGTGGAGCGGCTGCGGCACCGGCACCCGGGCCGCATCGTCAGCGTCGGCATCCGTGAGTCCGGCGTCGACGTCACCGCGGCGCTGCGGGCGCACGGCGTCGACGGCACCATCGTGTTCGGCGGCATCACCGAGATCGACGAGCGGCCGTTCGGCTCGCTGACGCTGGAGCTGACCGGCGCCGACGCGGCGATCGAGGCGCTGCTCGCCGACCTGCGCTCCCGGACCGACGTGGACGACCTGGGCACGGCGGGGGTGCGGGCGTGA
- a CDS encoding methionine ABC transporter permease, with translation MNRDWSELSPILWESVRETLYIVGVTVGVGGALGLVLGVLLYATRRGNLLQNVVVFTVLNVAVNVVRPIPFIIFITAVGPVTLAVVGTTIGNDAVIFAMAIMATFVTARIVEQNLVATDPGVIEAARAMGASRLRILVTVLVPEALAPLILGYTFLLIGIVDMSALAGYVGGGGLGNFAIVYGYQRFNWEVTLVTVLVIIGMVQLAQLLGNWLARKALHR, from the coding sequence GTGAACCGCGACTGGTCGGAGCTGTCGCCGATCCTGTGGGAGTCGGTGCGCGAGACGCTGTACATCGTCGGCGTGACGGTGGGCGTCGGCGGCGCGCTGGGGCTGGTGCTGGGCGTGCTGCTGTACGCGACGCGGCGCGGCAACCTGCTGCAGAACGTCGTCGTCTTCACGGTGCTGAACGTCGCCGTCAATGTGGTGCGGCCGATCCCGTTCATCATCTTCATCACCGCGGTCGGCCCCGTGACGCTGGCCGTCGTCGGCACCACCATCGGCAACGACGCCGTCATCTTCGCGATGGCGATCATGGCGACGTTCGTGACCGCGCGCATCGTCGAGCAGAACCTCGTGGCCACCGACCCGGGCGTCATCGAGGCGGCCCGCGCGATGGGCGCGTCGCGGCTGCGGATCCTGGTGACGGTGCTGGTGCCGGAGGCGCTCGCGCCGCTGATCCTCGGCTACACCTTCCTCCTCATCGGCATCGTCGACATGTCGGCCCTGGCCGGCTACGTGGGCGGCGGCGGGCTGGGCAACTTCGCCATCGTGTACGGCTACCAGCGGTTCAACTGGGAGGTCACGCTGGTGACCGTGCTGGTGATCATCGGGATGGTGCAGCTGGCGCAGTTGCTGGGGAACTGGCTGGCGCGCAAGGCGCTGCACCGCTGA